Proteins co-encoded in one Ruegeria sp. YS9 genomic window:
- the fsa gene encoding fructose-6-phosphate aldolase codes for MKFFVDTAEIDAIAELNDLGMVDGVTTNPSLILKSGRDILEVTKEICELVDGPVSAEVVATEADDMIAEGRKLAKIAPNIAVKVPLTWAGLKTCKTLSDEGQMVNVTLCFSTNQAILAAKAGATFISPFIGRLDDINLDGMDLIADIRQVYDNYGFETEILAASIRTVNHVTDSARIGADVITAPPAVIKKLADHPLTDKGLETFLADWAKTGQKIL; via the coding sequence CAGCCGAAATCGACGCCATCGCCGAACTGAACGATCTGGGCATGGTGGACGGCGTAACCACCAACCCTTCGCTGATCCTGAAATCGGGTCGCGACATTCTGGAAGTAACCAAAGAAATTTGTGAGCTGGTCGACGGCCCGGTATCGGCAGAGGTTGTCGCTACCGAAGCTGACGACATGATCGCCGAAGGCCGCAAGCTGGCCAAGATCGCGCCGAATATCGCCGTGAAGGTTCCGCTGACATGGGCGGGCCTGAAAACCTGCAAAACGCTCAGCGACGAAGGCCAGATGGTCAACGTGACCCTCTGTTTCTCGACCAATCAGGCGATTCTGGCTGCAAAGGCGGGCGCGACATTCATCTCGCCATTCATCGGACGGCTTGACGATATCAACCTCGACGGCATGGACCTGATCGCAGACATCCGTCAGGTCTATGACAACTACGGGTTCGAGACCGAAATTCTTGCCGCATCGATCCGTACCGTCAACCACGTGACCGACAGCGCCCGCATCGGGGCCGACGTGATCACTGCGCCGCCTGCCGTCATCAAGAAACTGGCCGACCATCCGTTGACGGACAAAGGTCTGGAAACCTTCCTCGCGGACTGGGCCAAAACCGGTCAGAAGATCCTCTGA
- a CDS encoding DUF2339 domain-containing protein: MESLLVLVGLIVLAIPVTLIALLVGHSRLRRRVEQLEAQIDALASGDATVLPQPEQETPEPQPSAEEKPRRPAPWSAPKRQEDNSADAQDAEVSSPAIVFRHDRFAALGAWLRENWFYVVSALSLALAGIFLVQYGVENGLLPPAARVLAALGFGAVLILAGEVLRRKFGDDEAVATAYLPSVFSGAGLVNLFGAILSARQLYNLIGAETALAGMVVVALVGLVLGWFHGPLLAAVGLIGAFAAPFLVGGASDDPSWLYAYFLLVAVLGLGIDTVRRWAWISVLTLFGAYAANLLLVTGAPSTESGYLIAATVLALLATAIPVRRIWPNHAGPMLSEMIRRPKARPWPEFPTRLAAGAIAASTVILSWHWADTEPEFWLGVSLLSTLVLALLLWAKDAPALRDLTVLPAAGLVVFVASHGLENGAVLDRFAGTYAETPEADYPMVVTVLVALGGLMSALMAWRSFTTSQYRAVWAGGAALFAPVLAIALEIGWHPASVIGAYPWALHAIALAVLMVVLAERFARVDGDDRMRAALATLSALSCLVFACVIVLSSSALTVALVASVVVAAALDRRFILPPMSWFIWAGVFTVTVRLVLDPGLDWANSAPVSEMAMVYGAATLGFVVGWWLLRPLKRPLAALLLESAAWATAGILLSLLLLRWLEGFGDGGADNSHWGLGLLAVIWLLLAFAQVQRFGLGGKLNYLRYLLALFFAAHGLFYLLLALADQNPLFDPNADPVLGAPVLNTLAVAYLLPALAIGGSAWRIREMPKPIMQASFAAAGILAAVWLGLTIRHVWQGAAGMYEGNGVTQPELYTYTIVLLLIGAALFYQSLARRSDLMRKAGLAVIGLAVAKVFLIDIAGLGGLIRVFSLLALGLALAGLAWLNRWAKLRHSPQRAEPLDH, encoded by the coding sequence TTGGAATCGCTGCTTGTTCTTGTTGGCCTGATTGTTCTGGCCATCCCTGTGACATTGATTGCCCTTTTGGTCGGGCATTCCCGTTTGCGGCGCCGGGTAGAGCAGCTGGAAGCGCAAATCGACGCCTTGGCCTCAGGTGATGCGACCGTCCTGCCGCAACCGGAACAGGAAACGCCTGAACCGCAACCTTCTGCTGAAGAGAAGCCGCGCAGGCCAGCGCCCTGGTCAGCACCAAAGCGGCAGGAAGACAACAGTGCCGACGCTCAAGATGCAGAGGTTTCTTCTCCGGCTATCGTGTTTCGCCATGACAGGTTTGCGGCCTTGGGCGCGTGGCTGCGCGAGAACTGGTTTTATGTGGTTTCGGCCCTGTCTCTGGCGCTGGCCGGTATTTTCCTTGTGCAATACGGCGTCGAAAACGGTTTGCTGCCTCCGGCGGCCCGTGTTTTAGCGGCCCTGGGTTTCGGCGCTGTTCTGATCCTTGCAGGCGAGGTGTTGCGCCGCAAGTTCGGTGATGACGAAGCGGTGGCAACCGCCTATCTGCCCTCGGTCTTTTCCGGTGCCGGGCTTGTCAATTTGTTCGGGGCGATCCTGTCTGCCCGCCAGCTGTACAACCTGATCGGTGCCGAAACGGCACTGGCAGGGATGGTCGTTGTCGCGCTGGTGGGCCTTGTTCTGGGGTGGTTCCACGGTCCGCTGCTGGCTGCGGTCGGTCTGATCGGAGCCTTTGCCGCTCCTTTCCTGGTTGGGGGCGCGTCTGATGATCCCTCTTGGCTTTATGCGTATTTCCTGCTGGTTGCCGTCTTGGGGCTGGGTATCGACACGGTACGGCGCTGGGCATGGATCTCGGTCCTGACGCTGTTCGGGGCCTATGCGGCGAATCTGCTTCTGGTGACCGGGGCGCCGAGTACGGAATCGGGATACCTGATCGCCGCAACGGTGCTGGCGCTTTTGGCAACCGCCATCCCGGTGCGGCGCATTTGGCCTAATCACGCGGGCCCCATGCTGTCTGAGATGATCCGCCGCCCAAAGGCCCGCCCCTGGCCCGAATTCCCAACCCGTCTGGCTGCCGGGGCCATCGCGGCAAGTACGGTGATCCTGTCCTGGCATTGGGCGGATACGGAGCCCGAATTCTGGTTGGGCGTCAGCTTGTTGTCCACCCTCGTTCTGGCGTTGCTCCTATGGGCCAAGGATGCACCGGCCCTCCGGGACCTGACTGTCCTGCCTGCGGCCGGTCTGGTCGTCTTTGTCGCCTCTCACGGGCTTGAGAACGGCGCGGTTCTGGACAGGTTCGCGGGCACTTACGCGGAAACACCCGAGGCCGACTATCCGATGGTGGTGACTGTTCTGGTCGCCTTGGGAGGTTTGATGTCGGCCCTGATGGCCTGGCGTTCATTCACGACCAGCCAGTATCGCGCCGTCTGGGCCGGAGGAGCCGCGCTTTTTGCCCCTGTGCTGGCCATCGCGCTGGAAATAGGCTGGCATCCGGCTTCGGTGATCGGAGCCTACCCCTGGGCGCTCCATGCGATCGCACTGGCGGTGCTGATGGTGGTTCTGGCAGAACGTTTTGCCCGTGTTGACGGCGATGACCGGATGCGAGCGGCTCTGGCCACTCTGTCCGCGCTGTCGTGTCTGGTGTTCGCTTGCGTCATCGTGCTCAGTTCATCGGCGCTCACGGTTGCTCTGGTTGCCAGTGTCGTGGTTGCGGCAGCGTTGGACCGCAGGTTCATCCTGCCGCCGATGAGCTGGTTCATCTGGGCGGGTGTCTTTACCGTCACGGTGCGTCTGGTGCTTGATCCCGGGCTGGACTGGGCCAATTCCGCTCCGGTGTCTGAGATGGCGATGGTCTATGGCGCGGCCACATTGGGATTTGTCGTGGGCTGGTGGCTTTTGCGTCCGTTGAAGCGCCCTCTGGCGGCGCTGCTGCTGGAAAGCGCGGCCTGGGCGACAGCGGGTATCCTGCTTTCATTGCTGCTGCTGCGTTGGCTCGAAGGCTTCGGAGATGGCGGCGCTGACAACAGCCATTGGGGCCTGGGTCTGCTGGCCGTCATCTGGCTTTTGCTTGCGTTCGCGCAGGTGCAGAGGTTCGGGCTGGGTGGCAAGCTGAACTATTTGCGATACCTGCTTGCTCTGTTCTTTGCGGCTCATGGCCTATTCTATCTGTTGCTGGCATTGGCGGACCAGAACCCCTTGTTTGATCCGAATGCAGATCCGGTGCTGGGGGCGCCGGTTTTGAATACGCTGGCCGTTGCCTATCTGTTGCCCGCATTGGCCATCGGCGGTTCGGCCTGGAGGATCCGGGAAATGCCGAAACCGATCATGCAAGCAAGCTTTGCTGCCGCAGGGATTTTGGCCGCAGTTTGGTTGGGTTTGACGATCCGCCACGTCTGGCAGGGTGCGGCGGGTATGTATGAAGGCAACGGCGTCACGCAGCCCGAGCTCTACACCTATACCATCGTTCTACTGCTGATCGGGGCCGCTCTGTTCTATCAATCTCTGGCCCGCCGATCCGACCTGATGCGCAAGGCCGGGCTGGCGGTGATCGGGTTGGCGGTTGCCAAGGTCTTCCTGATCGACATCGCCGGTCTGGGCGGCCTGATCCGGGTGTTTTCGCTGTTGGCGCTGGGCCTTGCGCTGGCCGGTCTTGCGTGGCTGAACCGGTGGGCGAAACTGCGCCATTCGCCGCAGCGGGCAGAACCTCTGGACCATTAG
- a CDS encoding methylated-DNA--[protein]-cysteine S-methyltransferase has translation MAMISVETRFGRLGVEETDGALTRLVWNGRDEGEPTALLREAAAQLMAYDEGRLDRFDLPYRIDGSEFQKQVCDLMYAIPLGETRTYGDIAKELGQSAQPVGQACGANPIPVIIPCHRVLAANGLGGFSGDGGVETKVALLRHERAAGLLI, from the coding sequence ATGGCGATGATTTCCGTTGAAACCCGGTTCGGGCGACTTGGTGTTGAAGAAACAGACGGGGCCCTTACGCGGCTTGTCTGGAACGGCAGGGACGAAGGAGAGCCGACCGCGCTGCTGCGCGAAGCCGCCGCCCAGTTGATGGCCTATGATGAAGGGCGGCTTGACCGTTTCGATCTGCCGTATCGCATTGACGGATCAGAGTTTCAAAAGCAGGTCTGTGACCTGATGTATGCCATCCCTCTAGGAGAAACGCGCACCTATGGCGATATCGCCAAAGAACTGGGGCAGTCCGCCCAGCCGGTTGGCCAGGCCTGCGGCGCAAACCCCATTCCCGTGATCATTCCCTGCCACCGGGTTCTGGCCGCAAATGGCCTGGGTGGTTTCTCGGGCGACGGTGGTGTTGAGACGAAAGTTGCCCTGTTGCGGCATGAGCGGGCGGCAGGTCTTTTGATCTGA
- the ileS gene encoding isoleucine--tRNA ligase, whose translation MCADTIQTPDYKDTLNLPKTDFPMRAGLPKREPAWLERWETIGVYDRLREKKGRTPFTLHDGPPYANGHLHIGHALNKTIKDMIVRSHQMMGFDARYVPGWDCHGLPIEWKIEEQYRKKGKNKDEVNIVDFRQECRKFAEGWIDIQREEFKRLGITGNWADPYITMDYHAEAVIADEFMKFLMNGTLYQGSKPVMWSPIEKTALAEAEVEYHDKESFTIWVKFKVVNAGDLDDAYVVIWTTTPWTMPSNKAVVYGKDISYGLYEVTDTPEECWAKVGDRFLLADNLAADVLGRARLNDDQWTRVRDVTADELESVQLLHPLAGAEGGNGEWDDIRDFRAADFVTDTEGTGFVHCAPSHGMEEFELYRDLGMLEQVITYNVMDDGSFRADLPFFGGKYILSRKGGEGDANKAVIDKLAEVGGLLARGKIKHSYPHSWRSKAPIIYRNTPQWFASVDRKLDDGMGEMGDTIRERALRSIDELVKWTPQSGRNRLYSMIEARPDWVLSRQRAWGVPLTCFTKKGALPTDADYLLRNEELNARIKAAFEKDGADVWYTEGFKEKILDGIVNPDDYDQVFDVLDVWFDSGSTHAFVLRDREDGTEDGIADVYMEGTDQHRGWFHSSMLQACGTKGRAPYRNVVTHGFTLDAKGNKMSKSLGNTIVPEEVIKQYGADILRLWVAQTDYTADQRIGPEILKGTADSYRRLRNTMRFMLGSLADFTEADRVDPADMPRLERWVLSRLAELDEQVRKGYAAFDFQGVFSAVFNFATVDLSSFYFDVRKDVLYCDGDSTRRRAARTVLDILFHRLTTWLAPVLVFTMEEVWLERFPGDDSSVHLVDFPDTPADWRDAELEANMAKVRRVRRAVTAALEVQRQDKVIGSSLEAAPIVHVEDGDTRDLLATFDVDDMCITSGLTVTGDPAPAEAFRVPEIEGVAVVFEKAEGEKCQRCWKILPDVGRHTHAGVCGRCDEALG comes from the coding sequence ATGTGCGCCGACACGATCCAGACACCTGACTACAAAGACACGCTGAACCTGCCCAAAACCGATTTCCCCATGCGCGCCGGTCTGCCGAAACGCGAACCCGCATGGCTGGAACGGTGGGAGACCATCGGCGTCTATGACCGCCTGCGCGAGAAAAAGGGCCGCACACCCTTTACCCTGCACGATGGCCCCCCTTACGCGAATGGTCATCTGCATATCGGCCACGCGTTGAACAAGACCATCAAGGACATGATCGTGCGCTCCCATCAGATGATGGGCTTTGACGCGCGATACGTCCCCGGCTGGGACTGTCACGGCCTGCCGATCGAATGGAAGATCGAGGAACAGTACCGCAAGAAGGGCAAGAACAAGGACGAGGTGAACATTGTCGACTTCCGTCAGGAATGCCGCAAGTTCGCCGAAGGCTGGATCGACATCCAGCGCGAAGAGTTCAAGCGTCTGGGCATCACCGGCAACTGGGCCGATCCCTATATCACAATGGACTATCACGCCGAAGCCGTGATCGCGGACGAGTTCATGAAGTTCCTGATGAACGGCACGCTTTATCAGGGCTCGAAACCCGTTATGTGGTCGCCGATCGAAAAGACGGCGCTGGCCGAGGCCGAGGTCGAGTATCACGACAAGGAAAGCTTCACAATCTGGGTGAAGTTCAAGGTCGTGAATGCGGGCGATCTTGATGATGCCTATGTGGTGATCTGGACGACGACCCCATGGACCATGCCGTCGAACAAGGCCGTCGTCTATGGCAAGGACATTTCCTACGGTCTCTACGAAGTTACTGACACGCCCGAGGAATGCTGGGCCAAGGTAGGCGACAGGTTCCTGTTGGCCGACAACCTGGCCGCCGATGTACTGGGCCGTGCCCGTCTGAACGACGATCAGTGGACCCGTGTGCGCGACGTGACCGCTGACGAATTGGAGAGCGTTCAACTGCTTCACCCGTTGGCCGGGGCCGAAGGCGGCAACGGTGAATGGGACGACATCCGCGATTTCCGCGCCGCTGACTTCGTGACCGATACCGAAGGCACCGGATTCGTCCATTGTGCACCGTCCCACGGGATGGAGGAATTCGAGCTGTACCGTGATCTGGGCATGCTGGAGCAGGTCATCACCTATAACGTGATGGATGACGGCTCGTTCCGCGCTGACCTGCCGTTCTTCGGCGGCAAATACATCCTGTCCCGCAAGGGCGGCGAGGGTGACGCCAACAAGGCGGTCATCGACAAGCTGGCCGAGGTCGGCGGGCTGCTGGCGCGCGGCAAGATCAAGCACAGCTATCCACATTCGTGGCGCTCCAAGGCGCCGATCATCTACCGCAACACGCCGCAGTGGTTCGCATCCGTCGACCGCAAGCTGGACGACGGTATGGGCGAGATGGGCGACACCATCCGCGAACGTGCCCTGCGGTCGATTGACGAGTTGGTGAAGTGGACGCCGCAGTCCGGCCGCAACCGTCTGTATTCGATGATCGAAGCACGCCCGGATTGGGTTCTGTCGCGCCAGCGTGCATGGGGTGTGCCGCTGACGTGCTTCACCAAGAAGGGCGCTCTGCCCACCGATGCGGATTACCTGCTGCGCAATGAAGAACTGAACGCCCGCATCAAGGCGGCGTTTGAAAAGGACGGCGCAGACGTCTGGTATACCGAAGGCTTCAAAGAAAAGATCCTCGACGGCATCGTCAATCCTGACGACTACGATCAGGTCTTTGACGTTCTGGATGTGTGGTTTGACTCGGGTTCCACCCACGCGTTCGTTCTGCGGGATCGCGAGGACGGGACCGAGGATGGCATTGCCGATGTCTACATGGAGGGCACCGACCAGCACCGCGGCTGGTTCCATTCGTCCATGCTGCAAGCCTGCGGCACCAAGGGCCGCGCACCGTACCGGAACGTGGTGACTCACGGTTTCACACTGGATGCCAAAGGCAACAAGATGTCCAAATCGCTGGGCAACACCATCGTGCCGGAAGAGGTCATCAAGCAATATGGCGCCGATATCCTGCGCCTGTGGGTGGCCCAGACCGATTATACCGCAGACCAGCGGATCGGGCCGGAGATCCTGAAAGGCACCGCCGACAGCTATCGCCGCCTGCGCAACACCATGCGGTTCATGCTGGGATCATTGGCCGACTTCACCGAGGCAGATCGGGTTGATCCCGCAGACATGCCGCGCCTTGAACGCTGGGTTCTCAGCCGTCTGGCCGAGTTGGACGAACAGGTCCGCAAGGGCTATGCCGCGTTCGACTTCCAGGGCGTGTTCAGCGCGGTGTTCAACTTTGCCACCGTAGACCTGTCGTCCTTCTATTTCGACGTTCGCAAGGACGTTTTGTATTGCGACGGGGACAGCACACGCCGCCGCGCCGCGCGCACTGTTCTGGACATTCTGTTCCATCGCCTGACCACATGGTTGGCCCCTGTACTGGTCTTCACCATGGAAGAGGTCTGGCTGGAGCGGTTCCCGGGCGACGACAGTTCGGTCCATCTGGTAGACTTCCCGGACACACCGGCCGATTGGCGCGATGCCGAGCTTGAGGCCAACATGGCCAAGGTGCGCCGTGTGCGCCGGGCCGTGACCGCCGCGCTGGAGGTTCAGCGTCAGGACAAGGTGATCGGTTCCAGCCTCGAAGCGGCACCGATCGTGCATGTCGAGGATGGCGATACCCGCGATCTGCTGGCCACGTTCGACGTGGACGACATGTGCATCACTTCGGGCCTGACGGTGACCGGCGATCCCGCCCCGGCCGAGGCGTTCCGTGTGCCGGAAATCGAAGGCGTTGCCGTCGTATTCGAAAAAGCAGAAGGCGAGAAATGTCAGCGCTGCTGGAAAATCCTGCCTGATGTGGGCCGTCACACCCACGCGGGCGTCTGCGGGCGCTGTGACGAAGCGCTTGGATAA
- a CDS encoding tyrosine recombinase XerC, with the protein MSLISPACRDALQHWLDSLGALAGRSENTQNAYRGDVVEFLSFMTLHHAERHGLKALERITVSDMRAWMADQRGADVSARSLARKLSAVKSFYRWLAEREGFEPTAVLSTRAPKFTKKLPRPLAEDAARAMIDTVELQSTSDWVAARDVAVVTLLYGCGLRISEALSLTGSDAPLPATLRIVGKGDKERVVPVLPAAREAVDRYLKLCPHPQAQDKALFRGVRGGALNPRAIQGVMAKARMQLGLPSTATPHAMRHSFATHLLTAGGDLRAIQELLGHASLSTTQTYTAVDTARLMEVYNRAHPKA; encoded by the coding sequence GTGAGCCTGATCTCACCCGCCTGCCGCGACGCGCTTCAGCATTGGCTGGACAGCCTCGGCGCACTGGCCGGACGATCCGAGAACACGCAAAACGCCTATCGAGGCGATGTCGTCGAGTTTCTGTCGTTCATGACCCTGCATCACGCCGAACGGCATGGCCTGAAAGCACTGGAACGGATCACGGTGTCGGATATGCGCGCCTGGATGGCGGATCAGCGCGGCGCAGATGTCAGCGCGCGGTCTTTGGCGCGCAAACTGTCGGCGGTCAAAAGCTTCTACCGTTGGCTGGCAGAGCGTGAGGGGTTCGAGCCCACCGCCGTTCTGTCCACCCGCGCGCCAAAATTCACCAAGAAACTGCCCCGTCCACTGGCCGAAGACGCAGCCCGCGCCATGATCGATACAGTGGAACTGCAATCCACGTCGGACTGGGTCGCAGCCCGCGACGTCGCGGTTGTCACGCTGCTTTATGGATGCGGACTGCGCATATCCGAGGCACTGTCCCTGACCGGTTCGGACGCACCTTTGCCCGCCACGCTGCGCATCGTCGGCAAAGGCGACAAAGAGCGGGTCGTACCGGTTCTTCCCGCGGCTCGGGAAGCGGTCGACAGATACCTGAAGCTATGTCCCCATCCGCAAGCACAGGACAAAGCCCTGTTTCGCGGCGTCCGAGGAGGGGCACTGAACCCGCGCGCGATCCAAGGGGTCATGGCCAAGGCACGTATGCAATTGGGCCTGCCATCTACTGCAACGCCCCACGCCATGCGGCACAGCTTTGCCACCCACCTGCTTACAGCCGGAGGCGACCTGCGTGCCATTCAGGAACTTCTGGGCCACGCCTCCTTGTCGACGACGCAGACCTATACGGCAGTGGACACAGCGCGGTTGATGGAGGTCTACAACCGCGCGCATCCCAAAGCCTGA
- a CDS encoding DUF484 family protein codes for MSSNPKLEDNLRAAILAEPDVVLDDKDLMQALVAANEQARGDNVIDLRGIAMQRLEARLDRLEDTHRSVIAAAYENLAGTNQVHRAILRLLEPVEFEDFLRALGADVADILRVDSVTLVLETTVVQNDPAIDTLGGVLTIAEPGFIDRYLTIDRGGPARDVILREIHQPSRRIFGSQADQLRSEACLKLDLGAGRLPGMIVMAARDPRHFTPQLGTDLLAFFAGVFERSMRHWLS; via the coding sequence ATGAGCAGCAATCCCAAACTCGAGGATAACCTCCGCGCGGCAATTCTGGCCGAGCCGGATGTCGTGCTGGACGACAAAGACCTGATGCAGGCGCTTGTCGCAGCCAACGAGCAAGCACGCGGCGACAACGTGATTGATCTGCGCGGCATTGCGATGCAACGGCTCGAGGCCCGGCTGGATCGTCTGGAAGACACCCACCGTTCCGTCATCGCCGCGGCCTATGAAAACCTTGCGGGCACCAATCAGGTCCACCGCGCCATTCTGCGATTGCTGGAACCTGTCGAGTTCGAAGATTTCCTGCGCGCGCTGGGCGCCGATGTGGCGGACATCCTGCGCGTCGACAGCGTTACGCTGGTTCTGGAAACCACCGTGGTTCAGAACGATCCTGCGATTGACACGCTGGGTGGTGTCCTGACGATCGCGGAACCCGGCTTCATCGACCGATATCTGACCATTGATCGCGGTGGCCCCGCACGGGACGTGATCTTGCGGGAAATCCATCAGCCAAGCCGCCGCATTTTCGGGTCACAGGCCGATCAGCTTCGTTCCGAGGCCTGCCTGAAGCTTGACCTCGGGGCCGGTCGTCTTCCGGGCATGATCGTCATGGCAGCCCGCGACCCGCGGCATTTCACTCCGCAGCTGGGCACCGATCTTCTGGCCTTTTTTGCCGGCGTATTCGAACGCTCGATGCGCCACTGGCTGTCGTGA
- a CDS encoding phosphatidylcholine/phosphatidylserine synthase, translating to MTLRFKALSVHLFTATGAVFAMLAMLAAVEEKWSLMYLWLVVSFIVDGIDGPLARHYHVKHNAPEFDGVLLDLIIDYLTYVFIPAFALFKSGLMDGWTGWFAIIVITFASAMYFADTRMKTKDNSFSGFPGCWNMFVIVIFALEPNFWIILLLVTLLSLAMFLPLKFVHPVRTERWRSLTLPMALAWTFFAGWAAWVDFHPESWAHWGLVITSLYLTFAGIAQQVVPQRHA from the coding sequence ATGACACTCAGATTCAAAGCTCTTTCCGTTCATCTCTTCACTGCAACAGGCGCTGTTTTTGCCATGCTGGCCATGCTGGCTGCCGTCGAAGAGAAATGGAGCCTTATGTATCTTTGGCTGGTCGTGTCTTTCATCGTGGACGGTATCGATGGCCCGCTGGCGCGACATTATCACGTCAAGCACAACGCGCCCGAGTTCGACGGCGTTCTGCTGGATCTGATCATCGATTACCTGACCTATGTGTTCATCCCGGCCTTTGCCCTGTTCAAGTCGGGGCTGATGGACGGCTGGACCGGATGGTTCGCGATCATCGTCATCACCTTTGCCAGTGCGATGTATTTCGCGGATACACGCATGAAGACCAAGGACAATTCCTTTTCCGGCTTTCCCGGGTGCTGGAACATGTTCGTCATCGTGATCTTCGCGCTGGAGCCGAACTTCTGGATCATCCTGCTGCTGGTCACGCTGCTGTCGCTGGCCATGTTTCTGCCACTGAAATTCGTTCATCCCGTCCGCACCGAGCGCTGGCGCAGCCTGACCTTGCCGATGGCGCTGGCATGGACGTTCTTCGCGGGTTGGGCCGCCTGGGTCGATTTTCACCCCGAAAGCTGGGCCCATTGGGGGCTGGTCATCACCAGCCTGTACCTGACCTTCGCAGGCATCGCCCAACAGGTTGTTCCGCAGCGCCACGCCTGA